A genomic region of Oenanthe melanoleuca isolate GR-GAL-2019-014 chromosome 25, OMel1.0, whole genome shotgun sequence contains the following coding sequences:
- the SYCN gene encoding syncollin: MASALLVTLVAAVAALAGRAEAQCPTAADLRPTNGTRLCAQLYADNSPYYEQCCAGEVLEVLPGTDMPYMPRGWSGRASSLVVGTKCELTVWSRRAKKGNSKKFNAGAVPRLQEVRRGLFGNWNDEIRGFYCTCK, translated from the coding sequence ATGGCGTCGGCGCTGCTGGTGACGCTGGTGGCCGCGGTGGCCGCGCTGGCCGGGCGGGCGGAGGCGCAGTGCCCCACGGCCGCCGACCTGCGCCCCACCAACGGCACGCGGCTGTGCGCGCAGCTCTACGCCGACAACAGCCCCTACTACGAGCAGTGCTGCGCCggggaggtgctggaggtgctgccgGGCACCGACATGCCCTACATGCCCCGCGGCTGGTCCGGCCGCGCCTCCTCGCTCGTGGTGGGCACCAAGTGCGAGCTGACCGTGTGGTCGCGCCGCGCCAAGAAGGGCAACTCCAAGAAGTTCAACGCCGGCGCGGTGCCGCGGCTGCAGGAGGTGCGCCGGGGCTTGTTCGGCAACTGGAACGATGAGATCCGCGGCTTCTACTGCACCTGCAAGTga
- the SARS2 gene encoding serine--tRNA ligase, mitochondrial: protein MAARRALLAAGRAAGGRRGAAGAAPGPGPAAGCGAVTGAGAGAGAARSRLYEHVREGLSARPQLDVTALSEREVEQRRGPLGGAELRELVRTWSRLGKVRDGIAQLEAEKGRVAEGVREIMASHDKAAARTLPELAALRERGRSLRGQLRALEAEESELEQRFYLGALQLPNRTHPAVPVGDQSQARLLEVVGEKPVFDFKPKGHLELGEGLDIIRQRRLSHVSGHRSYYLCGAGALLQHALVTFTLQKLLSKGFLPMTVPDLLRGAVFEGCGVQPSATPSPVYNIDPARFEDLSLAGTSEVGIAGYFMDHAVQLQDLPVRVVCSSTCYRAETDTGREPWGLYRVHQFTKVEMFGVTAAERGTESEELLDEFLGLQKEIFSELGLHYRVLDMPTEELGLPAYRKFDIEAWMPGRGKFGEISSASNCTDYQSRRLNIMYSGQGGQLRHAHTVNGTACAVPRVLIALLECNQLPDGRVRVPPVLQPLLGQELLARPPAPLLHYIGPNQPGGGPPKTGGLP from the exons AtggcggcgcggcgggcgctgcTGGCGGCGGGGcgagcggcgggcgggcggcgtGGGGCCGCGGGGGCTGCGCCCGGCCCGGGTCCCGCTGCCGGCTGCGGGGCTGTgaccggggccggggccggggccggggcggcgcggAGCCGCCTGTACGAGCACGTGCGGGAGGGGCTGAGCGCGCGGCCGCAGCTGGACGTGACCGCGCTCAGCGAGCGCGAGGTGGAGCAGCGGCGCGGGCCGCTAGGGGGCGCTGAGCTCCGGGAGCTC GTGCGGACGTGGTCGCGGCTGGGGAAGGTCCGCGATGGCATCGCCCAGCTGGAGGCTGAGAAGGGGCGCGTGGCCGAGGGGGTCCGCGAGATCATG GCGTCCCACGACAAGGCGGCAGCCAGGACG CTCCCGGAACTggcggcgctgcgggagcggggccggagccTCCGGGGGCAGCTGCGGGCGCTCGAGGCCGAGGAATCcgagctggagcagagattttACCTGGgggccctgcagctgcccaacAGAACCCACCCTGCTGTG CCCGTTGGGGACCAGAGTCAGGCCCGGCTGCTCGAGGTGGTTGGTGAGAAACCAG tgTTTGATTTCAAGCCAAAGGgacacctggagctgggagagggactGGACATCATCCGGCAAAG GCGCCTGTCCCACGTGTCGGGCCATCGCTCCTATTACCtgtgcggggccggggccctgctgcagcacgCCCTCGTCACCTTCACCCTGCAGAAACTGCTCAGCAAG GGCTTCCTGCCCATGACAGTGCCCGACCTGCTGCGAGGAGCCGTTTTT GAGGGCTGTGGGGTCCAGCCCAGCGCTACCCCCTCCCCAGTTTACAACATCGACCCCGCGCGCTTCGAGGATCTGAGCCTGGCCGGGACCTCGGAGGTGGGAATTGCAG GGTATTTCATGGACCACGCggtgcagctgcaggacctgCCTGTCAG GGTCGTGTGTTCCAGCACTTGCTACCGCGCCGAGACCGACACGGGCCgggagccctgggggctctACCGCGTGCACCAGTTCACCAag GTGGAGATGTTCGGGGTGACAGCGGCCGAGCGCGGCACGGAGAGCGAGGAGCTGCTGGACGAGTTCCTGGGGCTCCAGAAGGAGATTTTCTCGGAGCTGGGGCTCCATTACCG CGTCCTGGACATGCCCACGGAGGAGTTGGGGCTCCCCGCCTACCGCAAGTTCGACATCGAGGCCTGGATGCCCGGACGGGGCAAATTtggggag aTTTCCAGCGCTTCCAACTGCACTGATTACCAGAGCCGGCGGCTGAACATCATGTACAGCGGGCAGGGCGGCCAGCTGCGCCACGCCCACACG GTGAACGGCACCGCCTGCGCTGTGCCCCGCGTGCTCATCGCGCTCCTCGAGTGCAACCAGCTCCCG GACGGCCGGGTCCGGGTGCCCCCGGTGCTGCAGCcgctgctggggcaggagctgctggcccgGCCCCCTGCCCCCCTCCTGCACTACATTGGCCCCAACCAGCCTGGGGGGGGCCCCCCAAAAACGGGggggctgccctga
- the PAK4 gene encoding LOW QUALITY PROTEIN: serine/threonine-protein kinase PAK 4 (The sequence of the model RefSeq protein was modified relative to this genomic sequence to represent the inferred CDS: deleted 1 base in 1 codon) yields MFSKKKKRVEISAPSNFEHRVHTGYDASEQRFTGLPRQWQGLLEESARRPKPLVDPACITHIRGATKPIVRGSKGPQDGTPGGRDGALAWLLDELEAVSVSRSNSLRRDSPPAPPGPPPENGLAPGAPRPRPEPARSRRQPSPPPQPRAAAGPPPPAPHAHPGGRPKSSAAGEGPPKPPAREQRPLSGPELRPPDAPGAGLKTAPGRPFHTFPRADTDPGRGGAAQAEQRPGRPQEREATPNGPLPAATPGPPRPKAPEPPPPPPGPAEPPAPRAPGPAPAPGPQRVSHEQFRAALQMVVDPGDPRTYLDNFIKIGEGSTGVVCIATVRGSGKLVAVKKMDLRRQQRRELLFNEVVIMRDHQHENVVEMYNSYLVGDELWVVMEFLEGGALTDIVTHTRMSEEQIAAVCRSVLRALAVLHAQGVIHRDIKSDSILLTHDGRVKLSDFGFCAQVNKEVPRRKSLVGTPYWMAPELISRLPYGPEVDIWSLGVMVIEMVDGEPPYFNEPPLKAMKLIRDNLPPRLKNGHKVSPSLKGFLERMLVRDPAQRASAPELLRHPFLGVAGPPACIVPLMRQHRLR; encoded by the exons atGTTCTCCAAGAAGAAGAAGCGCGTGGAGATCTCGGCGCCGTCCAACTTCGAGCACCGCGTGCACACGGGCTACGACGCGTCGGAGCAGCGCTTCACGGGGCTGCCGCGCCAGTGGCAGGGGCTGCTCGAGGAGTCGGCGCGGCGCCCCAAGCCCCTCGTGGACCCCGCCTGCATCACCCACATCCGCGGGGCCACCAAG CCCATCGTGCGCGGCTCCAAAGGGCCCCAGGATGGGACCCCCGGGGGCCGGGACGGGGCGCTGGCCTGGCTCCTGGACGAGCTGGAGGCCGTGTCCGTGTCCCGCTCCAACTCCCTGCGCCGGGACAGCCCCCCG gcgccccccggcccccccccGGAGAACGGGCTGGCCCCGGGAGCCCCCCGCCCGCGCCCGGAGcccgcccggagccgccgccaGCCGAGCCCCCcgccccagcccagagctgcgGCCGGgccccctccccctgccccccacGCCCACCCCGGGGGCCGCCCCAAGTCCAGCGCGGCCGGAGAGGGGCCCCCGAAGCCCCCGGCCCGCGAGCAGCGCCCGCTCTCGGGGCCGGAGCTGCGGCCGCCGGACGCTCCCGGCGCGGGGCTGAAGACGGCGCCCGGACGCCCCTTCCACACCTTCCCCCGCGCCGACACCGAcccgggccggggcggcgctGCCCAG GCCGAGCAGCGCCCGGGCCGCCCGCAGGAGCGCGAGGCGACCCCCAACgggccgctccccgccgcgACCCCCGGCCCCCCGCGCCCCAAagccccggagccgccgccgccgccccccggccccgccgagcccccggccccgcgcgcccccggccccgcgcccgcgcCCGGCCCCCAGCGCGTGTCCCACGAGCAGTTCCGGGCGGCGCTGCAGATGGTCGTGGACCCCGGCGACCCCCGCACCTACCTGGACAACTTCATCAAGATCGGCGAGGGCTCCACGGGCGTGGTGTGCATCGCCACCGTGCGCGGCTCCGGCAAGCTCGTGGCCGTCAAGAAGATGGACCTGCGCAGGCAGCAGCGGCGCGAGCTGCTCTTCAACGAG GTGGTGATCATGCGGGACCACCAGCACGAGAACGTGGTGGAGATGTACAACAGTTACCTGGTGGGCGACGAGCTCTGGGTGGTCATGGAGTTCCTGGAGGGCGGCGCCCTGACTGACATTGTCACCCACACCAG GATGTCGGAGGAGCAGATCGCCGCCGTGTGCCGCTCGGTGCTGCGCGCGCTCGCCGTGCTGCACGCCCAGGGCGTCATCCACCGCGACATCAAGAGCGACTCCATCCTGCTGACGCACGACGGGCGG GTGAAGCTCTCGGATTTCGGGTTCTGCGCCCAAGTGAACAAGGAGGTGCCGCGCCGCAAGTCCCTGGTGGGGACCCCGTACTGGATGGCGCCTGAGCTCATCTCCCGCCTGCCCTACGGCCCCGAG GTGGACATTTGGTCTCTGGGGGTGATGGTCATCGAGATGGTGGACGGGGAGCCCCCTTACTTCAACGAGCCCCCCCTCAAAGCCATGAAGCTGATCCGGGACAACCTCCCCCCCCGGCTCAAGAACGGCCACAAG gtgtccccgtCGCTGAAGGGGTTCCTGGAGCGGATGCTGGTGCGGGACCCGGCGCAGCGGGCCAGCGCCCCGGAGCTGCTGCGCCACCCCTTCCTGGGGGTCGCGGGCCCCCCCGCCTGCATCGTGCCCCTCATGCGGCAGCACCGGCTGCGGTGA
- the MRPS12 gene encoding 28S ribosomal protein S12, mitochondrial, with protein sequence MSLRAVLRAAASLPRYTPGLLLPPPPPPPPCAAMATLNQMHRQGRPAPPPRKLGPTLGRPQIKGVVLRNLIRKPKKPNSANRRCVRVRLSTGREVIAFVPGEGHNLQEHHIVLVQGGRTQDLPGIKLTVVRGKYDCAHVQAKK encoded by the exons ATGTCGCTCCGCGCCGTGCTCAGGGCTGCCGCCTCACTGCCCCGCTACA CtccggggctgctcctcccgccgccgccgccccctccTCCATGCGCCGCCATGGCCACGCTGAACCAGATGCACCGGCAgggccgccccgcgccccctccccgcaAACTGGGGCCCACCCTGGGCCGCCCCCAGATCAAGGGCGTGGTGCTGAGGAACCTGATCCGAAAGCCCAAGAAGCCGAACTCGGCGAACCGCCGCTGCGTGCGGGTGCGGCTCAGCACCGGCCGCGAGGTCATCGCCTTCGTGCCCGGCGAGGGCCACAACCTTCAGGAGCACCACATCGTGCTGGTGCAGGGCGGGCGCACCCAGGACCTGCCCGGCATCAAACTCACCGTGGTGCGGGGGAAGTACGACTGCGCCCACGTGCAGGCCAAGAAATGA
- the LRFN1 gene encoding leucine-rich repeat and fibronectin type III domain-containing protein 1, whose amino-acid sequence MAKLLVPLVVLGAVSGAGVPVPPPSPRCPPRCLCPAAAPSPTLLCARTGLLAVPPSLDRAAVELRLADNFIGAVGRADFANMSSLVHLTLSRNGLRRLAPGAFADLRALRALHLDGNRLPALSGPQLRGLASLRHLILANNQLAAIDAAAFAAFAATVEDLDLSHNNLPALPWDAVAAMGSLATLTLDHNLLERVPAGAVARLPRLARLDLTANRLRALPPVPGPPGPALAAGGNPLHCNCELLWLRRAAQPGRLETCATPAPLAGRLLGAVPEEELTCRAPAVTAAAAHPPAVTEGQPLRLGCAAVGDPPPALHWLGPDGRLVQNGSRRSVGADGSLELRVATLRDHGGFTCVAANAAGEAAARVEVVVVPLPVPRARDGDGDGAAAEAGPGPSDMAQAGGNDTWGGPGERRVVAAEVTGSSARIRWLPQRHVPGVRMVQIQYNSSADDALVYRLLPPSSRTFVLRDLAPGRLYELCVSALRVVGDPPAAPRPLGCVSFATAAAPPGCAAPPRPHFLGGTVIIVIGAAIAASVLVFILILTARWKAAGARRPPPALTSVCSQTNGGPRPAETPELPPLPPLPPPAPGGGPAAGGARALFPSHSYPRRARPRRHGSLPRLDAPEGTPLGPPLRPSFGSTHWMLESTV is encoded by the exons ATGGCGAAGCTGCTGGTGCcgctggtggtgctgggggcCGTGTCGGGCGCGGGGgtcccggtgccgccgccgTCGCCGCGCTGCCCCCCGCGCTGCCTGTGCCCCGCGGCCGCGCCCAGCCCCACGCTGCTGTGCGCCCGCACCGGGCTGCTGGCGGTGCCGCCCAGCCTGGACCGCGCCGCCGTCGAGCTGCGCCTCGCCGACAACTTCATCGGCGCCGTGGGCCGCGCCGACTTCGCCAACATGAGCAGCCTGGTGCACCTGACGCTGTCGCGGAACGGGCTGCGCCGCCTCGCCCCCGGCGCCTTCGCCGACCTGCGCGCTCTGCGGGCGCTGCACCTGGACGGGAACCGGCTGCCGGCGCTCAGCGGGCCGCAGCTGCGCGGGCTGGCGAGCCTGCGCCACCTCATCCTGGCCAACAACCAGCTGGCCGCCATCGACGCCGCCGCCTTCGCCGCCTTCGCCGCCACCGTGGAGGACCTGGACCTGTCGCACAACAACCTGCCCGCGCTGCCCTGGGACGCCGTGGCCGCCATGGGCAGCCTGGCCACGCTGACGCTGGACCACAACCTGCTGGAGCGCGTCCCCGCCGGCGCCGTGGCGCGGCTGCCGCGCCTCGCCCGCCTGGACCTGACCGCCAACCGgctgcgggcgctgccgccGGTGCCGGGGCCGCCGGGGCCGGCGCTGGCGGCCGGGGGGAACCCGCTGCACTGCAACTGCGAGCTGCTGTGGCTGCGCCGCgcggcccagcccggccgcctGGAGACCTGCGCCACGCCCGCGCCGCTGGCCGGGCGGCTGCTGGGCGCCGTGCCCGAGGAGGAGCTGACCTGCCGCGCCCCCGCCGTCACCGCGGCCGCCGCGCACCCGCCCGCCGTCACCGAGGGGCAGCCGCTGCGCCTGGGCTGCGCCGCCGTCGGGGACCCGCCGCCCGCGCTGCACTGGCTGGGCCCCGACGGGCGCCTGGTGCAGAACGGCTCCCGCCGCTCGGTGGGCGCCGACGGCTCGCTGGAGCTGCGCGTGGCCACGCTGCGCGACCACGGCGGCTTCACCTGCGTGGCCGCCAACGCggcgggcgaggcggcggcgcgcgTCGAGGTGGTGGTGGTGCCGCTGCCGGTGCCGCGGGCgcgggacggggacggggacggcGCGGCGGCCGAGGCGGGGCCCGGGCCCTCGGACATGGCGCAGGCGGGCGGCAATGACACCTGGGGGGGGCCCGGGGAGCGGCGGGTGGTGGCGGCCGAGGTGACCGGGTCCTCGGCGCGCATCCGCTGGCTGCCGCAGCGCCACGTGCCCGGCGTGCGCATGGTGCAGATCCAGTACAACAGCTCGGCCGACGACGCGCTCGTCTACAG GTTGTTGCCCCCCTCCAGCCGCACCTTCGTGCTGCGGGATCTGGCTCCGGGCCGCCTGTACGAGCTCTGCGTGTCCGCGCTGCGCGTGGTCGGGGacccccccgccgccccccgcccgctcGGCTGCGTCTCCTTCGCCACGGCCGCCGCCCCCCCGGGCTGCGCCGCGCCCCCCCGGCCCCACTTCTTGGGGGGCACCGTCATCATCGTCATCGGCGCCGCCATCGCCGCCTCCGTGCTCgtcttcatcctcatcctgacGGCGCGCTGGAaggcggcgggggcgcggcgccccccgcccgcgcTCACCAGCGTCTGCTCGCAGACCAACGGCGGCCCCCGGCCCGCCGAGACCCCCGagctgccgccgctgccgccgctgccgccgcccgcgcccggGGGGGGTCCCGCGGCCGGGGGGGCGCGGGCGTTGTTCCCCAGCCACAGCTACCCCCGGCGGGCGCGGCCGCGGCGCCACGGGTCCCTGCCGCGGCTGGACGCGCCCGAGGGGACCCCGCTGGGGCCCCCCCTGCGCCCCTCCTTCGGCAGCACCCACTGGATGCTGGAGAGCACCGTGTGA
- the NFKBIB gene encoding LOW QUALITY PROTEIN: NF-kappa-B inhibitor beta (The sequence of the model RefSeq protein was modified relative to this genomic sequence to represent the inferred CDS: deleted 1 base in 1 codon) encodes MEWARPDGGCRLAETPGRAGADYGSRHAPGRGFPGPRWRPRPEVAPAMAAAAPAAPAAPGEAKRPEGDEWCDSGLGSLGEGPLGPPLPASPGAEPPEPPADPAAWLRHVLSFVTEDGDTALHLAVIHEHEEFLESILRHTEHSPYLDLQNDLGQSALHIAVVLGLAGAVRRLRAAGAGVAVRERGGHTPLHLACREGHPACARALLGGSGGSPERRDPPRDPRKEEEERRAQLESVNYDGYTPLHVAVLRRDLELVQLLLRAGADPDRPEPSCGRSPLHLAVEAQSPEVAECLLRGGARPDPRTFSGFTPLYSARRRPDPRLPPLLRRFGARDPPSSDSSDSSDSEGGAEDSEDGYDDIVINSRHCPA; translated from the exons ATGGAGTGGGCGCGGCCAGACGGAGGCTGCCGATTGGCTGAGACACCCGGACGAGCGGGCGCGGACTACGGGTCCCGGCACGCGCCGGGGCGGGGATTCCCCGGCCCGCGATGGCGGCCGCGGCCTGAGGTGGCCCCGGCGATGGCGGCCGCggcccccgcggccccggcggccCCCGGCGAGGCAAAGCGGCCCGAGGGCGACGAGTGGTGCGACAGCGGGCTGGGCTCGCTGGGCGAGGGGCCGCTggggccgccgctgcccgccAGCCCCGGAGcggagccccccgagccccccgccGACCCCGCGGCCTGGCTGCGGCACGTCCTGAGCTTCGTCACCGAGGACGGCGACAC GGCCCTTCACCTGGCCGTGATCCACGAGCACGAGGAGTTCCTGGAGTCCATCCTGCGGCACACGGAGCACTCGCCCTACCTGGACCTGCAGAACGACCTGGGGCAG AGCGCGCTGCACATCGCcgtggtgctggggctggccgGCGCCGTGCGGCGGCtgcgggcggcgggcgcgggcgTGGCCGTGCGGGAGCGGGGCGGTCACACCCCGCTGCACCTGGCCTGTCGCGAGGGTCACCCCGCCTGCGCCCGCGCCCTGCTGGGGGGGTCGGGGGGCTCCCCCGAGCGCCGGGaccccccccgggacccccgcaaggaggaggaggagcggcGGGCGCAGCTGGAGAGCGTCAACTACGACG GTTACACCCCCCTGCACGTGGCCGTCCTGCGCCGGGacctggagctggtgcagctcctgctccgCGCCGGCGCCGACCCTGACCGGCCG GAGCCGAGCTGTGGCCGCAGCCCCCTGCACTTGGCCGTGGAGGCGCAGAGCCCCGAGGTGGCCGAGTGCCTCCTGCGG GGGGGGGCGCGGCCGGACCCCCGCACGTTCTCGGGGTTCACCCCGCTGTACAGCGCCCGGCGCCGCCCCGACCCCCGGCTGCCCCCCCTCCTGCGCCGCTTCGGGGCCCGCGACCCCCCCAGCAGCGACAGCAGCGACAGCAGCGACAGCGAGGGCGGGGCCGAGGACAGCGAG GACGGCTACGACGACATCGTCATCAACAGCAGGCACTGCCCGGCCTGA